Part of the Thermococcus barossii genome is shown below.
TATTTTATGGCCGCTGAGGTTGACTATTGGATTAAAGCCGTAGCCGCGTATGGTCTCCTCTATTACCTTCCCAATCTCGCTGATTTTGACCCCCGCACGTATCACGCTTATGGCGTTCTCCAGTGCTTCCTTGGAGGCGGCCATCAGGTCGTCTTCTTCCATTCCCACCCTGAACGTTACGGCGGTGTCTGCTATGTAACCGTCCACGTGGACGCCGAGGTCGAGTTTGAGGTAGTCCCCCTCTTTAAGGACGCTATCATCGCCCTTGTACGGCGTGTAGTGGGCGGCGATTTCGTTTATAGATAGATTGCACGGAAAAGCGGGTTTTCCGCCGAGCTCTACTATGCGCCTCTCCACGAACTCTGCGATGTCGTATAGCTTTGCGCCGGGCTTTATCATGGTGGAGACTTCCTTCTTTACCTGGCGTGCTATCTCCCCTGCCTTTATGAGTGCCTCTCTCTCGTCCACTTTCTATCACCGCCATAAGAAGGCCATATTACCCCTTAAACCTTTCCACTCCGGGAAAAACCTTTTATTTAATGCAGACCCTACCTCTACGGTGGGCCCATGCTAGAGCTCAGGAAGTACATAAACATCTCCGACGACATCTTCGTGGTTAAAAATCTCATCGGGGCAATCCTGCAGGGCGTTGGTCTGGCGTACCTCTTTCCGGTATTGCTCGTATGGTTCTATCCCGATGAAATCAACTACGTCGTGTACTTTGCCCTCCCCGGAGTGTTCTCCATTCTGCTCGGCGCGTGGCTCGCGAGGCACATGGGTAAGGTTGAGGACGTCAATCTCAGACAGGCCATGGTCTCGGCTGCCTTCACATGGCTTTTCGCTTCGTTCATAAGCGTTATACCCTTCATATACATGGCCAACATGTCTTTCGTGGATTCCTACTTCGAGAGCATGAGCGCATGGACCGGAACGGGCCTCACCATGATGAGCAACCTTGAGAGTTACCCGCGCATACTTCTTTTCTGGCGCGCGTGGATGCAGTGGCTCGGTGGAATCGGTATCGTGCTGGTCGCGCTGACGGTTCTCATCCGCCCTGGCGTTGCGGCGGCTAGGCTCTACCGCGCCGAGGCGAGAAGCGAAAGGATAGTGCCCAACCTCGTGAACACCTCAAAGGTTATCTTCCAGATATATCTGGTTCTCACGCTGGTCGGCGTGTATCTCTACTACATTAACGGCATGCCCCTCTTCGATGCCGTTATACACTCCATGACAGGCCTTGGAACGGGTGGTATGAGCAGTCATGACCTGAGCATCGGCTACTTCAACAGCACCTCCATAGAGGCCGTCACGATATTCCTCATGATAATGGGTGCCGTCAACTTCACGGTTCACTACAGGATCTTCAGGGACAGACATCTCAAGCCCTTCTTCGAGGACGTCCAAGTTAAGTACATGTTCATCTTTCTACTCCCCGCGATAGCGGTGATAGCCCTGGGCCTCGCCCAGGTTGGAGATGGTATAGGAGAAGCCCTCCGGCAGGCGATTTTCCACTCCGTTTCTGCCATAACATGTACTGGATTCGGAATCGCGGATCTGAGTAAGTATCCGGAGCTTGATAAGTTCATCCTGGGCATTCTTATGGTCATCGGCGGTGGCGCGGGAAGCACCGCGGGTGGTATAAAGCTCATCCGCGTTATACTGATGTACGAGAGCCTCAAGTGGACCCTCCAGAGTGCCATACTTCCAAAGGGTGCCGTCATCAAGAGGAAGGTGGGAAACTACCTGTTCAGTGAGGAGGACATCCAGGAAGTTATGAGCTTCACGATGACGTACTTCGCATTCCTCCTTATGGGCACCCTCTACCTCATGATTCGGCTTGGAACTGGACTCGCGGATTCATTCTTCGAGGTCGCCTCCGCCCAGGGCAACGTTGGTCTCAGCGTGGGGATAACGTCACCCACACTGCCGGTTGATCTCAAAATCCTCCTCATCCTTCACATGTGGATTGGAAGGCTGGAGATATTCTCAACCCTCGTGTTCATTATAAGCGTGTTCTTCCTCGCCCCGAGGGTGGTGACGAGGAGATGAACGTCATAAGCGTGGAGAACCTTAGCTTCAGGTACAGAAGGGCGAGTGAGTACTCGCTGAAGAACGTGAGCTTTGATGTTAGACAGGGGGAGCTCCTTGGGATAATCGGACCGAGCGGGAGCGGGAAGTCAACGCTCTGTCTGACCCTTAACGGTATAATTCCCAACTCAATAAAGGGTGACTTCTCGGGTGATGTTATAGTCAGAGACCCAGAAACCGGGGAGGAGTACAACACCAAAGAAACGCCCGTGGCGAAGCTTTCAACGCTCGTCGGCCTTGTCCTCCAGAATCCAGAGAGTCAGCTCTTCAACATGACCGTCGAAGAGGAGATAGCCTTTGGCCTTGAGAACCTGGGGTTTGACAGGAACGAGATACTCAGAAGGCTCAGATGGGCGCTGGAGGTGACCGGGCTTAGGGGGCTTGAGAGAGAGTTTCCGCCCAACCTGAGCGGGGGACAGCAGCAGAGACTGGCCATAGCGGCTGTCCTGGCTATGGAGCCGGCTGTCCTGGTTCTGGATGAGCCGACGTCTCAGCTCGATCCTGTCGGACGGAAGGAAGTCCTGGGACTGGTTTCCCTCCTCCGTAAGGAGCACGGCATCACTGTAGTTCTGGTGGAGCACCACACAGACTACATCCTCCGCTTCGCCGACAGGGTGCTTGTGATGGCAGACGGGGAGATAGTCCTTGAGGGAACCCCAAGGGATATAGCTGACGAGGCCGAGACGCTGAAGAGACTGGGTGTAAAACTTCCCCCCAGCCTTGAGATATCCCACGAGCTCAGAAAGAGAGGGATGATGAAGGTGCCGGCCATCACTGAGGAGGAGCTTCTCTCCGGGATAGAATATCCTCCAGGGTGAGCGCCCTCCCAAGGAGGGTGTATTTGAGGTCGTAGAGCTTGAGCATGAGCTCAAATCTGGCGTCTGGGTCCTCCACATCATCGGCGATTTTGAATGCCTCGTCAAGTATCTTCAGGGCCTTCTCCCTGTTTCTCTCTCCCTCTACCTCTGCGAGATAGTAAAGGGCCATCGCTCTGTGAAACGGGCTGGAGATGTGGTCAATTATCAGTCTTGCCCTGTGGACGTCGCCAGTGCGATAGAACATCTCGGCAAGATGCACTAGCACGACATCCAGCTTCTCCGGTTCCCGAACCATCTTCATAGCGTAGCCCGCCTTCCTCAGCAGACCCGCGTTTACGAGCCCCATGAGGATGTCGCGGAGTATATCGGCGCTGTCCTTGGCGAGGTTTATCGCGGTTCGCAGGGCTATGTCTCCATTGAGCTCGTCGTTGAGGTAGTAGAACAGAACAGCTAGGTCTCCCAGGAGTATGGCCCTGTAGCGGGGATTGATGAGAGAATTGGCGAGGGGTATCAGTGCTTTGACCGTTTCCCTTATGTATTCGAATTCTGAATCCATACCCTTTCCCGAACGCCTCAGCTCAACCAGTTTTTTCATGATCGAGCGCAGAATAATCCTCAGCGCCAGAAACCTGTTGGATTCCGTTTCGATCTCCTCGGCTAACTCCACCGCCCGGTTGATTTCTCCAATCCCTGTGAGGCCTTCTATCTCTTCGAGAACGTCCAGTTCGGATCTCTTCCTTCTTTTCTCACCCAGAGATTTGAAGAACTCATCCAGCTTTCCCATGCTCCACCTCCCTTTCAAGCATTAGCTCCAGATAGGAGCGTCTTTCGAACCTCTCAACACCAAGGGACTCCAGAATCTCGTGGAGTATCTTCACGGTTTCTTCTACTATCTCCTCCCTATCAGCCAAGGCCTCAATCTCTATGAACTTCCCGAGGCCGTTCACTTCGTCCAGGTCTATTATGATGCCCTTGTCAACGTAGTACTTTTCCCGGGTCTTCTCTATGGTGAGGACTTCCTCGAACCCCAGGTTTCTGAGTATCTCAGTGTGCTTGTCGGGATCGCTTATCGGAACCTCGATTTCCTTCCGGGTTTTTGAGTTCCGGTCAATCTTAGGCCCTTTGTACGTGAGAAATGCCTCGAAGTGTCCGTTGAAGCGCCTTATCCTTATCCTGAGGGCCTCGTCGGTTTCGGCGAAATCCCTGCACGGATGCCTGAAGTATGTGTCCTCGTGATACTCCTTCCGTATCAGCTTGAAGTTCTCCCTAACGCGCTCAAACACACTTTCATCGGCGTATCCCTTAACCTCAACCTCTATCATAATCCCACCTCCAGGTTTTTCTTGAGCCTGCTGAGGCACACCGGGCAGTAGAAGGGTTCTTTAATGTCCGTGTCGATGATGGAGTTGGAGAAGTGCATAACGCACCGCTCATCCGGGCAGTGGCCCAGGCCAAAGACGTGTCCCAGTTCGTGCATGGCTTCCTTGATTGTTCTCTCGATGAAGAGCCTCTCATCCGGAGCATCGCCGTAGAATTCGGGCCTGAGCCTGAACGTCGATATAACCGCCGCCCCAAGTCCGGCGTGTGCAAGGCCGAAGATGAAGTTCAGTCCCTCCTCGTATAGGTCGAGGGAGGTTATTCCCAGGACGGCGCGCGCTTTCCTTTTTCTCCCGAGTTCGGAAAGAGGGGGCAGAAACTTTCTCCCAAGGTACTGACGTCTCCGGGGATTGTAAGCACTGGAAAACATGTCCTCGGGAAGCACGTCCCCCACAGTAACGGAGATGCCCAGGGAAGCGTAGTAAGAACCCACGAACTCCCTAACCGCCTCAATCAACGGTTCCTCGACGTTTCCTATGGGTATAAGGAGTATCGTCGCCCGTACCCTCCCAGGGGTTCGGGCCTCCGTTAAGGCTTGCACGGGCCATGAAACCTCCCCCCCCAGGGACGAGAACCAGCCCGGTGCAGGCTCTTTCCTCACCTCGTCCACCATCATTCAATTCGTCTTGGGGAAGAAAAACCTTTCCAAAGGGAAGAAGAGAATAGGAGAGAAAAAGTCGCTCACGGGGCGAGATCCATCTCGCGAAGCTCCTCAAGGAAGTGCCTGGCGAACTCGATGGTCCTGTCAATGTCCCTGATGTCAGCGGTCTCGACCTGGCTGTGCATGTAGCGTATCGGTATGCTGAGGACGGCCGTTGCAACGCCCTCGCGGTTTATCTGCATTATGTTGGCGTCCGTACCGGTCGGCCTCGGGCTGGCCTCGACCTGGAGTTCTATGCCGTACTTCTTGGCAACCTCGTCGGCGAAGGCGCGAACCTTGGGGTTGATGTTCGGCCCGACGTCCATGACCGGCCCGCCACCGAGCTTAGGAACGATTTTGCCCTTGTCGCCGACCTGCTTGGCGAAGGTGACGTCCATTGCTATGCCTATCTCCGGGTCTATGGCGTAGCTCGCGACGCGCGCCCCCCTCAGCCCGACCTCCTCCTGAACGCTCGCAACGAAGTAGATATCAGCTTCGTGGTTCTCGACCGCTTTAGCTGCCTCTATCATCGCGTAGAGGCAGACCCTGTCGTCGAGGTAAGGAGTGGCTATCCTGTTCTCGGTGAGCTGGACGAAGGCAGGGGCGAACTCTCCAACCGTGCCAACGCGGAAGCCGAGCTCTTCAGCCTCCTCCTGACTGTCGGCGCCAACGTCTACAACGATGGTGTCCCAGTCGGCGGCCTTCTTCCTGTCCTCTGGCTTCTGGAGGTGGGGAGGTATGTGACCGACCACTCCAAAGCGCTCGCCCTTCTCGGTGAAGAAGCGAATCCTCTGTGCCACGAGGGTTCTCGGGTCAACGCCACCAACAGGGACGACGTGGAGGTAGCCCTCCTTGTCTATGTGGTTCACCATGACGCCTATCTTGTCCATGTGGGCCGCTATCATTATCCTCGGCCCGCTTCCCTTCTTGTGCGCTATGACGTTGCCCAGCTTGTCCACTTTAATCTCGTCCACGTGGTCTTTAAGCTCCTCGATAACGACGTCCCTTATTCCAAGGAACTCATAGCCGGAAACGCCCGGTGCTTCCACAATTTTCCTTAGCAGTTCAATGTCCACCATGGCTTTCGCCTCCTTTAGATTTCCGTCTGAATGTATCCGGCCGTGTTAATAAGGTTTACGAAAGAAAAGGGGGTCATCCGAGGATGACCTGCAGGTAGGCCTCCTCCTCGGGTTCCAGGTGCTCTATCTCCCACACAACGGTTCCGTCCCCGATTTTAGCCTTACCCTTCGTGGCCCTGACCTCTATCGCGTTGACGCCCTTCTCGAACCTGAAGTTGTCGATTCCCTTTAGCCTGGGTGCCTTCACCTTAACGAAGTAGTACCTATCGAGCATCTCCTCCTGCACTATCGGCCTGAAGAACGCGGCATACGATGTTCCGGCCAGGAGCACGCCCGCAACCAGGAGTATGGCCGCCAGCGGCCCGTAGTTCCTCGGTGGCTTTGCGGGGATGGTCGTGGTGGTCGTTGGAGGTGCAGTGGTGGTCGTCGGCGTTGGAGTTGGGGTGATCGGTTGCGTTACCTTCACGCTGGCCTCATCGCCTATGTACCTGCTGCTCTCTGCCCGGAGCATTATCGTCCCGTAGCCGGTCTTTTTGAGGTCCACTTTTGCAAGCCCGGAGGCGTTGGTGGTTGAGTAGTCCTTGCCGAGGGGCCCAGAGGCGGTGACCGTTATGTTGGGAACGGGGTTCCCTGTGGAATCCACGACCCTCACAAGGAGAGTTTCGTTCTCCTGGGAGGCGCTTATGAACAGCTTCCTAACCTCGACGAAGGTCGTCACTATCCTTCCATCGAGGTTCAAGACGACTTCGTAGGTTCCGGGCTTGTCCACAAGGTACGAGACGGTTCCTCCGTCGTCGGTTTTGAAGGGTATCCCGTTTATCTTCACGTCTATGTCCGGAACTCCCTGGCCGTTTTCATCGTAAACGTGAACGTATACGGCCCCGTCCTTGAAGTATGCATCGTATCTCAGGTTCCTTTGGTACACCCTGAACGTTGCCGTTTTGCTCTTGAACCGTCCGCTGAAGTTTGCCCAGAAGTACACGGAGTAATCGCCGACCTTGGGCCGTGTGAGCTTCACGTCCTTTATCCAGCTCTCGCCCGGTCGTAGGTATATCGTGGTAACGAACGTTTCCAGAACACTGCCATCGCGGGTGAGCGTATAACCAAGCCGGCCTATTATGACGCCGTTCGCCTGGGAGGTCATCTTCAGTCTCACGGTGACGTTGCTACCGTAGGTGTACTCCTCGTTGACATCAATGCTGAGTGCGTAGTCCACAAATGTCCTTACCCTGACCGTTACCTGTGCCTCGGAGTAGCTGGAGCCGACCCTTGCCACGAGGGTCAGGTTGTACCTTCCGGGGTCCAGGTTGAGGATTTTGATGGAAATCGTGTCCTGAATCGTTTCGTTCGGCCCGATGGGATCTCTTATGACCTTGCTCCCGTAGAGAAAACTCTCGGCTGGGCCGGTAACGTACACAGTGACGTTCGACACAGTTTGATTCCCCAGGTTTCTGAGCTGGAACGGGATTATTATCGTGTCTCCAGGAACACCCGTGAAGTCATCGTTGAGCGGGACTATTACGAGCGGTGATTGGGCGCTCACGTGCGGAAGAAGAACCGGAATCAGGAGGATTATCAGCGCTATGCCCTTAGCCTTCACCCTTTATCACCCCTTCGAGGGACGTCTGCCTTCCGATAACCTCGTCAAAGGTGAGGTACTTCTTTGTCTGCAGACCCACCTTATAGTTTTTGCCACTTTTTTCCAAGTTTTCAGGGAGGAAGAAGCGCCAGCCGTTGTTCACAAACTTGACCGCTATGACAGGCCTTGCGCCAAACTTTTCGGCGAAGGAGACGAGCTTCTCGTAATCCTCACTGGTGAAGTAGAGTCTCTCGCCCCTAGTGCTCTTCACCTCTATGCAGAGGTGGAGCCTTCCGTTGCCGGCCACTATGTCGACCTTCTTGCTCCCGGCGGAGCGCACCACTGCAAAGCCCGCCCTTTCGAGCATCCTTATAAGCTCCCTTTCCGCGCTGGCACCCCTTCTGTACTTCATTGCACTCCCTCATCCTATATTGCCCGGTTAGGTTTATAAGCTATGTCGAGGAGTTAAGGCCGGTGATGGACATGGCGATTTATGAGTTGGCCGGAAAGAAGCCTAAAATTCACGAGACTGCTTTCATTGATGAGACCGCCTCGGTCATAGGCGATGTGGTTCTTGAGGCGAAGACGAGCGTCTGGCCGTCTGCCGTTCTCAGGGGGGACATAGAGCAGATCTACGTGGGCGAGGGGTCAAACGTCCAGGACAACGTCAGCATACACACCTCCCATGGACAGCCCACGATAATCGGCAAGTACGTTACCATCGGCCACAACGCCGTTGTTCATGGTGCAGAAATAGGCGATTACACCATCATCGGGATGGGGGCAATAATTCTGGATGGTGCCAAGATAGGCAGGCACGTCGTCATAGGGGCCGGTGCACTCGTTTCACCTGGCAAGGAGATTCCCGACTACAGCCTCGTCCTTGGCGTTCCGGGTAAGGTCGTCAGGCAGCTCAGCGAGGAAGAGATAGAGTGGACCAAGAAGAACGCCGAGATATACATAGAGCTCGCCGAGATGCACCTCAGCGGCAGGAAAAAGATTGAGTGATGGTCATGATTTCCCGTCTCCTTTCCCACGTTCCCCACATTTTATTCAAGCCCGTTTACGACATCTACGAGGGCTATCTTCTGGATAAAGTTAAAGGAGGCCGCATCCCGAGGCATGTCGCCATAATAATGGACGGGAACAGGAGATGGGCGAGGAAACTGGAGAAACCACCTTGGTACGGGCACCTCTTCGGCTCACAGAAGC
Proteins encoded:
- the map gene encoding type II methionyl aminopeptidase; the encoded protein is MDEREALIKAGEIARQVKKEVSTMIKPGAKLYDIAEFVERRIVELGGKPAFPCNLSINEIAAHYTPYKGDDSVLKEGDYLKLDLGVHVDGYIADTAVTFRVGMEEDDLMAASKEALENAISVIRAGVKISEIGKVIEETIRGYGFNPIVNLSGHKIDRYKLHAGVSIPNIYRPNDSYVLKEGDVIAIEPFATTGAGQVIEVPPALIFMHIRDRPVRMAQARRLLMHIKKEYNGLPFAYRWLQGFMPEGQLKLALAQLDRVGAIYSYQILREIRGGLVSQFEHTVIVEKDGAYITT
- a CDS encoding TrkH family potassium uptake protein, encoding MLELRKYINISDDIFVVKNLIGAILQGVGLAYLFPVLLVWFYPDEINYVVYFALPGVFSILLGAWLARHMGKVEDVNLRQAMVSAAFTWLFASFISVIPFIYMANMSFVDSYFESMSAWTGTGLTMMSNLESYPRILLFWRAWMQWLGGIGIVLVALTVLIRPGVAAARLYRAEARSERIVPNLVNTSKVIFQIYLVLTLVGVYLYYINGMPLFDAVIHSMTGLGTGGMSSHDLSIGYFNSTSIEAVTIFLMIMGAVNFTVHYRIFRDRHLKPFFEDVQVKYMFIFLLPAIAVIALGLAQVGDGIGEALRQAIFHSVSAITCTGFGIADLSKYPELDKFILGILMVIGGGAGSTAGGIKLIRVILMYESLKWTLQSAILPKGAVIKRKVGNYLFSEEDIQEVMSFTMTYFAFLLMGTLYLMIRLGTGLADSFFEVASAQGNVGLSVGITSPTLPVDLKILLILHMWIGRLEIFSTLVFIISVFFLAPRVVTRR
- a CDS encoding energy-coupling factor ABC transporter ATP-binding protein — protein: MNVISVENLSFRYRRASEYSLKNVSFDVRQGELLGIIGPSGSGKSTLCLTLNGIIPNSIKGDFSGDVIVRDPETGEEYNTKETPVAKLSTLVGLVLQNPESQLFNMTVEEEIAFGLENLGFDRNEILRRLRWALEVTGLRGLEREFPPNLSGGQQQRLAIAAVLAMEPAVLVLDEPTSQLDPVGRKEVLGLVSLLRKEHGITVVLVEHHTDYILRFADRVLVMADGEIVLEGTPRDIADEAETLKRLGVKLPPSLEISHELRKRGMMKVPAITEEELLSGIEYPPG
- the cyaB gene encoding class IV adenylate cyclase, with the translated sequence MIEVEVKGYADESVFERVRENFKLIRKEYHEDTYFRHPCRDFAETDEALRIRIRRFNGHFEAFLTYKGPKIDRNSKTRKEIEVPISDPDKHTEILRNLGFEEVLTIEKTREKYYVDKGIIIDLDEVNGLGKFIEIEALADREEIVEETVKILHEILESLGVERFERRSYLELMLEREVEHGKAG
- a CDS encoding archaemetzincin family Zn-dependent metalloprotease, which gives rise to MLLIPIGNVEEPLIEAVREFVGSYYASLGISVTVGDVLPEDMFSSAYNPRRRQYLGRKFLPPLSELGRKRKARAVLGITSLDLYEEGLNFIFGLAHAGLGAAVISTFRLRPEFYGDAPDERLFIERTIKEAMHELGHVFGLGHCPDERCVMHFSNSIIDTDIKEPFYCPVCLSRLKKNLEVGL
- a CDS encoding lysyl aminopeptidase; its protein translation is MVDIELLRKIVEAPGVSGYEFLGIRDVVIEELKDHVDEIKVDKLGNVIAHKKGSGPRIMIAAHMDKIGVMVNHIDKEGYLHVVPVGGVDPRTLVAQRIRFFTEKGERFGVVGHIPPHLQKPEDRKKAADWDTIVVDVGADSQEEAEELGFRVGTVGEFAPAFVQLTENRIATPYLDDRVCLYAMIEAAKAVENHEADIYFVASVQEEVGLRGARVASYAIDPEIGIAMDVTFAKQVGDKGKIVPKLGGGPVMDVGPNINPKVRAFADEVAKKYGIELQVEASPRPTGTDANIMQINREGVATAVLSIPIRYMHSQVETADIRDIDRTIEFARHFLEELREMDLAP
- a CDS encoding Ig-like domain-containing protein, coding for MKAKGIALIILLIPVLLPHVSAQSPLVIVPLNDDFTGVPGDTIIIPFQLRNLGNQTVSNVTVYVTGPAESFLYGSKVIRDPIGPNETIQDTISIKILNLDPGRYNLTLVARVGSSYSEAQVTVRVRTFVDYALSIDVNEEYTYGSNVTVRLKMTSQANGVIIGRLGYTLTRDGSVLETFVTTIYLRPGESWIKDVKLTRPKVGDYSVYFWANFSGRFKSKTATFRVYQRNLRYDAYFKDGAVYVHVYDENGQGVPDIDVKINGIPFKTDDGGTVSYLVDKPGTYEVVLNLDGRIVTTFVEVRKLFISASQENETLLVRVVDSTGNPVPNITVTASGPLGKDYSTTNASGLAKVDLKKTGYGTIMLRAESSRYIGDEASVKVTQPITPTPTPTTTTAPPTTTTTIPAKPPRNYGPLAAILLVAGVLLAGTSYAAFFRPIVQEEMLDRYYFVKVKAPRLKGIDNFRFEKGVNAIEVRATKGKAKIGDGTVVWEIEHLEPEEEAYLQVILG
- the hjc gene encoding Holliday junction resolvase Hjc, which produces MKYRRGASAERELIRMLERAGFAVVRSAGSKKVDIVAGNGRLHLCIEVKSTRGERLYFTSEDYEKLVSFAEKFGARPVIAVKFVNNGWRFFLPENLEKSGKNYKVGLQTKKYLTFDEVIGRQTSLEGVIKGEG
- a CDS encoding gamma carbonic anhydrase family protein; translated protein: MAIYELAGKKPKIHETAFIDETASVIGDVVLEAKTSVWPSAVLRGDIEQIYVGEGSNVQDNVSIHTSHGQPTIIGKYVTIGHNAVVHGAEIGDYTIIGMGAIILDGAKIGRHVVIGAGALVSPGKEIPDYSLVLGVPGKVVRQLSEEEIEWTKKNAEIYIELAEMHLSGRKKIE